A genome region from Arachidicoccus soli includes the following:
- a CDS encoding glycoside hydrolase family 2 protein — protein MNRKYFNLGIDLVFLLSWAFISNAQTGSLSMASSSSQSIFLSNNPSFPGHCDWKMKRSDSVFEDGTAVSSQGFDEDSWMQAVVPGTVLTSLVKNKIYPDPYFGDVNKRDHYLIPDMADVGRAFYHYWYRTSFHMPVNFTKKRIWLKFNGINYRATIWLNGKEVGKMAGMFNEQSFDVTGIVKKSGDNILAVDINPVDVPGASGTKNKQRNGAKGENSNGGDGLIGENVTMLMSAGWDFTFDDGVRDRNTGIWKEVELYATGDVVLRHPFVVSTLPLPDTTSSKETISVEVANVSDKPQTGMLKGVIKEANVQIEKAISLQPHETKTVVFRFEDYPQLKLEHPKLWWPVNKGKQNLYKLDFTFTQNKNVSHHIYTEFGIREIKSDQNTPDSSRRFLVNGYPIFIRGSNWIPEAMLRNSAKRTYAELMYTHQAGINMLRLWGGGITESDYFFHLCDSLGILVWTEYWMTGDTRFPNDHQLYLDNLKNTVLRIRNHPSLAYYVSSNESAEVPGAAKLIHSLDSSRGYQIESECCGVHDGSPYKYVNPMQYFENTASQRGSRIDGFNPEYGTPCLPVYESLKKMMPRKDLWPINDSVWNYMDGGGFHLMTTRYKDAVNQLGISHSIKEFAKKAQLVGAMNYRSIWEVWDFNKFNYGDRFASGFFFWYHNSPVPQVCSRLYDWYLQPTAALYYSQNGLAPLHPQFDYLTNKVSVYNDYRKSFKNYHVIAQIYDIHSKKIWEHVAKTNIPSDGVVNNLFKVDFPKNISQVHFIKLILRNEKGQMVASSFYWRSNDKYKGAWTLTGPAVSGFGALNKLPQTQVSVSEKMVNGKIELSIKNTSQILAFFTQLQLQTTDGLEINPAFYSDNFFSLLPGESKVIDISYFKEDVKDKSLQIAVGGYNVEKQIITLK, from the coding sequence ATGAATAGAAAATATTTTAACTTGGGAATTGATTTAGTCTTTCTACTTTCTTGGGCATTTATTTCTAATGCACAGACAGGAAGTTTAAGTATGGCATCTTCCTCTTCACAGTCCATATTCTTGAGTAATAATCCATCCTTCCCTGGTCATTGTGATTGGAAGATGAAGCGTTCCGACAGTGTTTTTGAGGATGGAACTGCTGTTTCATCGCAAGGATTTGATGAAGATAGCTGGATGCAAGCAGTCGTGCCCGGAACCGTGCTTACATCTTTAGTGAAAAACAAAATCTATCCGGATCCTTACTTTGGTGATGTTAACAAAAGAGATCATTACCTCATACCGGATATGGCTGATGTTGGTCGCGCGTTTTATCATTATTGGTATCGCACTTCTTTTCATATGCCAGTAAATTTTACGAAAAAAAGGATCTGGCTAAAATTCAATGGTATTAATTACAGGGCAACAATTTGGCTGAATGGTAAAGAGGTCGGGAAAATGGCTGGCATGTTCAATGAGCAATCATTTGATGTAACGGGTATTGTCAAAAAGAGCGGTGATAATATCCTTGCAGTAGATATAAACCCAGTGGATGTCCCTGGTGCGAGTGGTACTAAAAATAAACAGCGAAATGGCGCGAAGGGAGAGAATAGCAACGGCGGAGACGGGTTAATTGGAGAAAATGTTACGATGCTCATGAGTGCGGGCTGGGACTTTACATTTGATGATGGCGTCCGCGACAGAAACACCGGCATTTGGAAAGAAGTGGAACTATATGCTACAGGAGATGTAGTATTGAGACATCCTTTCGTTGTATCCACCTTGCCTTTACCGGATACAACCTCTTCTAAAGAAACAATTTCGGTAGAGGTTGCCAATGTTTCTGATAAACCACAAACAGGCATGTTAAAAGGTGTAATAAAGGAAGCGAATGTTCAGATTGAAAAAGCAATATCCTTGCAACCACACGAAACAAAAACTGTTGTATTCCGGTTTGAAGATTACCCACAACTAAAATTAGAGCATCCAAAACTTTGGTGGCCGGTTAATAAAGGGAAACAAAATTTGTATAAACTTGATTTTACTTTCACCCAAAACAAGAATGTTTCTCATCATATTTACACTGAATTTGGTATAAGGGAAATCAAGTCCGACCAAAATACTCCTGATAGTTCAAGAAGATTCTTGGTAAATGGTTATCCCATTTTTATCAGGGGTAGCAACTGGATACCCGAAGCAATGCTAAGAAATTCTGCCAAACGCACTTATGCAGAGCTAATGTATACCCATCAGGCCGGCATTAATATGCTAAGATTATGGGGAGGTGGTATTACTGAATCGGATTATTTTTTTCACCTTTGTGATTCATTGGGTATACTGGTCTGGACTGAATATTGGATGACCGGAGACACCCGGTTCCCAAATGATCATCAGCTGTACTTAGATAATTTAAAAAATACAGTTTTAAGAATAAGAAACCATCCATCACTTGCATATTATGTTTCTTCCAATGAGTCAGCGGAGGTGCCAGGAGCTGCGAAACTTATTCACTCTTTAGACAGCAGTAGGGGATACCAAATAGAATCAGAATGTTGCGGCGTTCATGATGGAAGTCCTTATAAATATGTAAACCCAATGCAGTATTTTGAGAACACTGCTTCGCAAAGAGGGAGCCGTATAGATGGCTTTAACCCAGAATATGGTACACCTTGCCTTCCTGTTTATGAATCTCTAAAGAAAATGATGCCTCGAAAAGATTTGTGGCCTATCAATGATAGTGTCTGGAATTATATGGATGGTGGAGGCTTTCATCTAATGACTACAAGATACAAAGACGCCGTGAATCAATTGGGTATCTCACATTCCATCAAAGAGTTTGCTAAAAAAGCACAATTAGTTGGGGCTATGAATTATCGTTCCATTTGGGAAGTCTGGGATTTTAATAAGTTTAATTATGGCGACAGATTTGCATCCGGATTTTTCTTCTGGTATCATAACAGCCCAGTTCCTCAGGTCTGTTCCAGACTCTATGATTGGTATCTGCAACCCACTGCGGCATTATACTATTCTCAAAATGGCCTGGCGCCATTGCATCCCCAATTTGATTATTTAACCAATAAGGTTTCTGTTTATAATGATTACAGAAAATCATTTAAAAATTATCATGTAATTGCACAGATATATGACATTCATTCAAAAAAAATATGGGAGCATGTAGCAAAGACAAATATACCTTCTGATGGAGTCGTCAATAATCTCTTCAAGGTTGATTTTCCAAAAAACATTTCACAGGTACATTTTATAAAGTTGATATTAAGAAATGAAAAGGGACAAATGGTTGCCAGTTCATTCTATTGGCGTTCTAATGATAAATATAAAGGGGCATGGACACTTACAGGCCCTGCAGTATCAGGTTTTGGAGCTTTAAATAAATTACCTCAAACGCAGGTATCTGTTAGCGAAAAAATGGTCAATGGGAAAATTGAATTAAGTATTAAAAACACATCACAGATTTTAGCTTTTTTCACGCAATTGCAATTGCAAACGACGGATGGTCTGGAAATTAACCCTGCATTTTATTCGGATAATTTTTTTAGCCTATTACCGGGTGAATCCAAAGTAATTGACATCTCTTATTTTAAAGAAGATGTAAAAGATAAGTCTTTGCAAATTGCTGTAGGTGGGTATAATGTAGAAAAACAAATTATAACTCTGAAATAA
- a CDS encoding sialate O-acetylesterase: protein MKRITFLKYFIIGTFFAYLLIYAQNLFANKMVENRTTNDINLPNDTAAKNLDIYLMIGQSNMSGRAIITAKEKDTLRDVYLFNGIDFERASTPMNKYSTVRKILSMQALNPSYSFGKELGELSGKKIGLVVNARGDTRIESWEKGYNGPNDFNLYENAVKQLKKAEKYGTLKAIIWHQGEANSKAPEGYIPLLKKLVKDLRKDLGANVYFVAGEIGRWKKGSEKMNTIIDEVPNEIKNTDCVNTKGLTPLRGDINNPHFDTRSQLILGQRYALKILDKIYHISLE, encoded by the coding sequence ATGAAAAGAATTACTTTTTTAAAATATTTTATAATTGGGACATTTTTTGCTTATTTGCTAATATATGCACAGAATCTATTCGCAAATAAAATGGTTGAAAATAGAACTACAAACGACATCAATTTGCCTAATGATACAGCAGCAAAAAATCTTGATATTTATTTAATGATTGGTCAATCAAATATGTCTGGCCGGGCTATTATAACAGCTAAAGAGAAAGATACCTTACGTGATGTTTATTTGTTTAACGGAATTGATTTTGAAAGAGCTTCTACTCCAATGAATAAATATTCAACTGTAAGAAAAATTTTATCTATGCAAGCTTTGAATCCTTCTTATAGTTTTGGAAAAGAATTAGGGGAGTTGAGTGGGAAAAAGATTGGCCTCGTCGTAAATGCAAGAGGGGATACCAGAATTGAAAGTTGGGAAAAAGGGTATAATGGACCTAATGATTTTAATTTATATGAAAATGCAGTTAAGCAATTAAAAAAAGCCGAAAAATATGGAACATTAAAAGCTATTATATGGCATCAAGGCGAAGCAAATTCAAAAGCACCGGAGGGCTATATTCCCTTATTAAAAAAACTAGTAAAAGACCTCCGAAAGGATTTGGGAGCTAATGTGTATTTTGTAGCAGGGGAAATCGGCCGATGGAAAAAAGGATCAGAAAAGATGAATACAATAATTGATGAGGTTCCAAATGAAATAAAAAACACTGATTGCGTTAATACAAAAGGGTTAACTCCATTAAGAGGGGATATTAATAACCCACATTTTGATACTAGAAGTCAACTGATACTTGGTCAACGTTATGCATTAAAAATATTGGATAAAATTTATCATATCAGTCTAGAGTAG
- a CDS encoding RagB/SusD family nutrient uptake outer membrane protein, with protein sequence MKNKLLLYTAIFISLTLASCHKFLDQNPISSVTDQTSWKTDADANAGVAGCYSLIRSAFDASLGFYTYGDLPTDEFNNAVDGDFNNLRMANWAISVSSLNTYDPKLKLRVYTNFYASIQQSNRCLHFINLMPLSAFNGDNVEDQEIQRNKYIGEAYFTRAFNYFYMSRVWGDVPLDTSYQVDISSFTGQARTPQAEVLKNCISDLDIAKKFLPWKDESSSDRVVRADKGAVFALMAHVYAWEGQYDSCNAACDSVINSGSYSLLPGADYKDIYKGQSDEGIFEIAQNASTEAMNATQYSASIAFYTLATPYLPVNNVPNWQIDPSVLSKLYSDTNDIRYKNEFTSLLSGNVTYYSCIKYSNIETITNNNVNYYLSKNNIIIFRLADILLLKAEALAAQPSPDYNGALQLVNEIRTRAGIQPLTSVNGRTALIDSITAERGKELFLEGSRFYDLVRNERLTGVSQFPFITQNEFLAGKYYWPLDPSLFTLNPLLKQTSYWAQLLTN encoded by the coding sequence ATGAAAAATAAATTATTATTATATACAGCAATTTTCATCTCGTTAACATTGGCTTCCTGCCATAAGTTTTTAGACCAGAACCCCATTAGCAGCGTTACCGATCAGACTTCTTGGAAGACAGATGCTGATGCGAATGCCGGTGTGGCTGGTTGTTATTCGCTCATTCGTTCTGCATTCGATGCATCTCTTGGCTTTTATACATATGGCGATCTTCCTACTGACGAATTTAATAATGCTGTAGATGGAGATTTTAATAACCTGAGAATGGCAAACTGGGCTATTTCGGTGTCTTCATTGAACACGTATGATCCTAAATTAAAGCTGCGGGTATATACCAATTTTTATGCTTCCATCCAGCAAAGTAACCGTTGCCTTCATTTTATTAACTTGATGCCTTTATCTGCCTTTAACGGTGACAATGTGGAAGATCAAGAAATTCAACGGAACAAATATATTGGAGAAGCATATTTTACGCGTGCCTTTAATTATTTCTATATGTCTAGAGTTTGGGGAGATGTTCCATTGGACACTTCTTATCAAGTAGATATATCTTCTTTTACAGGACAGGCAAGAACACCACAAGCTGAAGTATTAAAAAATTGTATCTCAGATCTGGATATTGCTAAAAAATTCCTTCCATGGAAAGATGAATCATCATCAGATCGTGTCGTACGAGCCGATAAAGGTGCAGTCTTTGCGCTGATGGCCCATGTCTACGCATGGGAAGGCCAATATGATAGTTGTAATGCAGCCTGTGATTCGGTAATCAATTCTGGTTCTTATTCATTGTTACCTGGGGCAGATTATAAGGATATTTATAAGGGGCAATCAGATGAAGGGATTTTTGAAATTGCACAAAATGCTTCAACAGAAGCAATGAATGCAACACAATATAGTGCCAGTATTGCGTTTTATACATTAGCGACGCCTTATTTGCCTGTCAATAATGTTCCTAACTGGCAGATAGATCCTTCTGTTCTCAGTAAATTATACAGCGATACAAATGACATAAGATATAAAAATGAGTTTACATCATTGCTTTCAGGAAATGTTACTTATTACTCTTGTATCAAATATTCCAATATCGAAACTATTACTAATAATAATGTCAATTATTATCTTTCAAAAAATAATATTATCATTTTCCGTTTGGCTGATATCTTGCTGTTAAAGGCTGAAGCATTGGCTGCACAACCTTCTCCTGATTATAATGGTGCTTTGCAGCTTGTAAATGAAATAAGAACTAGAGCTGGGATACAACCGCTTACTTCGGTTAACGGCAGAACAGCATTGATTGACAGTATAACGGCAGAAAGAGGTAAAGAGTTGTTTTTAGAAGGTAGCAGGTTTTATGACCTTGTACGTAATGAGCGGCTTACCGGAGTTTCCCAATTCCCTTTTATTACCCAAAATGAATTCCTTGCCGGTAAATATTACTGGCCGCTGGATCCAAGCCTATTTACTTTAAATCCGCTCTTAAAGCAGACTTCTTATTGGGCGCAATTATTAACGAATTAA
- a CDS encoding alpha-glucuronidase family glycosyl hydrolase: MNARKVNTFLLVILCVFCIPAFAYHSNSFKGAKPASEAFPKDENGYDLWLRYHKIQDPIILAKYQQRLTQIVVPGISPTIQVIKAELQRGLSGILGQKIPIVNAPMQERRGLEVKISNDFKNLNQEGYILYSKRNITVIGAKTELGALYGTFAFLRLLETHKNLSALKIINNPKTQFRLLNHWDSFSKKRTYFGGSVNLTDWNKLSNNNIRKRNIDYARANASIGINGAVINDFPVNLLRSSDLKKVAILADAYRPYGIRIYLSISLDAPLKPIPNKKSERIGTCETADPLNPKVAQWWKDKADEIYSLIPDFGGFLVKAGSEGMPGPQKYGRDDADAANMLARALKPHGGIIFWRAFVYNPKIDLDRAQRSYKQIHPLDGKFDSNVILQVKNGPLDYQPREVFHPLWGSMPKTPMMMEFEIEQEYLGRATDLVYLGKEWEEVFSSDTYEKGKGSTIAKIVEGIVDHYKLTGVAGVANMGDDSDWCGHLFAQANWYAFGRLAWDPELNADTIADEWVRMTWGNDAKLVKTITDMMAGSWEAAVNVRSPLGLNFVCGSDHNDPDPAGRVNDFWFADQNGIGYNRTNHQEKGWDKTSSNKSKMGYNRIENYTNNWKKSGTNAVSEYHKPLYTLFNQLNICPEQDLLWFHFVPWDYTMKSGRSLWEELCFKYESGYNYAAMLIKEWSSLKGKIDRERYSMVLDKLNSQLIHYKKWRNTCLEFFSKTSGKNIPLE; encoded by the coding sequence ATGAATGCTAGAAAAGTAAATACTTTTTTGCTGGTTATCTTATGCGTATTCTGTATACCTGCATTTGCTTATCATTCAAATTCTTTTAAAGGAGCTAAGCCTGCTTCTGAAGCTTTTCCAAAAGATGAAAATGGATATGATTTATGGCTACGATACCATAAAATTCAGGATCCAATAATATTGGCAAAATACCAGCAAAGACTTACGCAGATTGTTGTTCCTGGAATATCCCCTACTATACAAGTAATAAAAGCAGAACTTCAGCGCGGATTATCAGGAATTTTAGGTCAAAAAATACCGATTGTCAATGCTCCTATGCAGGAAAGAAGAGGCCTTGAAGTTAAAATATCAAACGATTTTAAAAATCTGAATCAAGAGGGTTATATTTTATATTCTAAAAGAAATATTACGGTCATCGGCGCCAAAACAGAATTAGGAGCTTTGTATGGAACATTTGCATTTTTGCGCTTATTAGAAACACATAAAAACTTATCCGCACTTAAAATTATAAACAATCCAAAAACTCAATTTCGATTATTAAATCATTGGGATAGCTTTTCGAAGAAGAGAACTTATTTTGGGGGCTCGGTAAATCTTACAGACTGGAATAAACTGTCGAACAATAATATAAGAAAACGAAATATAGATTATGCCAGAGCCAATGCCTCTATTGGGATTAATGGAGCAGTAATAAATGATTTTCCTGTTAACCTACTTCGTAGTTCTGACTTGAAAAAAGTTGCCATCCTCGCAGACGCATATAGACCCTATGGCATTCGCATTTATCTTTCAATAAGTCTGGATGCCCCGTTAAAACCAATTCCCAATAAAAAAAGCGAAAGGATTGGAACTTGTGAAACAGCAGATCCTTTGAATCCAAAAGTTGCGCAATGGTGGAAAGACAAAGCAGATGAAATTTATTCTTTGATACCTGACTTCGGAGGTTTCTTAGTAAAGGCTGGATCTGAAGGTATGCCAGGTCCTCAGAAATATGGTCGTGATGATGCGGATGCGGCCAATATGCTGGCAAGGGCTTTAAAACCACATGGAGGTATCATCTTTTGGAGAGCATTCGTTTATAACCCCAAAATAGATTTAGATCGAGCACAGCGTTCTTATAAACAAATTCATCCCCTTGATGGAAAATTCGATTCGAATGTTATTCTTCAGGTCAAGAATGGACCGCTTGATTATCAACCTCGTGAAGTTTTTCACCCGCTTTGGGGTTCGATGCCAAAAACACCCATGATGATGGAATTTGAGATCGAACAAGAATATTTAGGTCGAGCTACTGATTTGGTTTATTTAGGAAAAGAATGGGAAGAAGTTTTCAGTTCAGATACCTACGAAAAGGGAAAGGGCTCGACCATTGCCAAGATTGTGGAAGGTATTGTAGATCATTATAAATTAACTGGTGTTGCTGGGGTGGCAAATATGGGAGATGACAGTGATTGGTGTGGCCATTTGTTTGCTCAGGCAAATTGGTATGCATTTGGCCGCCTTGCCTGGGATCCCGAATTGAATGCGGATACCATTGCAGATGAGTGGGTGCGAATGACTTGGGGGAATGACGCTAAATTAGTGAAAACTATTACAGATATGATGGCAGGCTCTTGGGAAGCAGCAGTGAATGTAAGAAGTCCTTTAGGGTTGAATTTTGTATGTGGCTCAGATCATAATGATCCTGATCCTGCTGGCAGGGTAAATGATTTTTGGTTTGCAGATCAAAATGGGATCGGTTATAATAGGACAAATCATCAAGAGAAAGGATGGGATAAGACTAGTTCAAATAAAAGTAAAATGGGTTATAACCGTATAGAGAATTATACAAATAATTGGAAGAAATCCGGAACGAATGCCGTAAGTGAATATCATAAGCCTCTTTATACTCTGTTTAATCAGCTAAATATTTGCCCTGAGCAGGATTTACTTTGGTTTCACTTCGTTCCCTGGGATTATACAATGAAATCCGGTAGAAGCCTTTGGGAGGAATTGTGTTTTAAATACGAAAGCGGATATAACTATGCAGCAATGCTTATTAAAGAATGGTCCTCTTTAAAAGGCAAGATTGATCGTGAAAGATATTCAATGGTTTTAGATAAATTGAATAGTCAGCTTATCCATTACAAAAAATGGAGAAATACTTGTTTGGAATTCTTTTCCAAAACAAGCGGGAAAAATATTCCTTTAGAATAA
- a CDS encoding SusC/RagA family TonB-linked outer membrane protein, with protein sequence MRIVSSCRTLLLRMFVIVVLSASFSPLYAQLKTIEGHVHDSKGEPLVGASVMITGTKIGTTTDLKGHFSIKTKDGARLQITRIGYNDRNVIAKDGIDIILIANNTDLSQVVVIGYGSQSRRKLTAAVSTISGDDIRDVPEASFDQMLQGRLAGVSVQSTTGEPGAKPNIVIRGSTNLDYGNANGGNTGPLYVIDGIIYDVNGMGTSYGYSDPLSLIDPADIESIDVLKDASATAIYGARGGNGVIIVKTRRAKTSRPQVTLSAYTGVTGNPTFKKILTGDAERNLKLGLLESELPYGDLSSGYLPQQLTDSLNPAFNNDVDWQHMLIRNSAIVNNEDIAVSSNFGVGNSYRLSLNHYSEQGAVKGYGVERFAPSFNITIVPVKHVNLYGEFTLSSEKHTHGAGMANNPFLFSSWNFPTSLAQLNGQEIQAYSGAGGIYDDDRILSFIGNLRLEDTLTKNLLFTSSYSANNYTENYNYFSPSYLNGIQNQAYSINNNNPNWTWENYLQYTKHIKKNNFTAVAGYSAYKESNYNSFAEAAGIQVSGIYTLQTVPSGSNLSVNTSNATKTTESYYARLLYDYAGKYLFTASLRRDASSIYSPQYQWGTFPSFSAGWVISDESFFKPIKKVVNFMKLRASWGVTGQDPGSWYVKYQQLYNDASYLGGTTGTIVGNALYSSLGGTPSTYNGTTVVTPYNYGNNFINYGIKSSDNVRWEKYPQWDIGLDWNMFNDRLTFVADWYQKDADNKFLWSVPADATTGYMNYSGNYANVRNTGLELTINSRNLGPKSAFQWNTSFNISFDKNWVTKLPNGDRDLLYGDPWFRKVITLGSPLFSYKLWQVKGVYATEADVPTDPITGNKITYFGTPMQAGDSRIVDQNGDYNIDYEDQVPDGSSPLPKFTGGLTNTFSYKRFSLTVFTSFSYGNKILNGNLSDALNGSASYNSWIGVAGPASFPNILNQFWATSGDQTRYPRLIYPSTTYNSTDAWNISRSYFLEPGGFIKIKQVTLGYNLPNDLMRRWKIKGINVYGMVENLHIFKQAKDIPDPELYDPTTGSDNITYPTGMKFTFGTRINF encoded by the coding sequence ATGAGAATAGTCTCTAGCTGTAGAACCTTATTATTACGAATGTTTGTAATAGTTGTATTGTCTGCCAGTTTTTCGCCACTGTATGCACAGCTCAAAACAATTGAAGGGCATGTGCATGATAGCAAAGGAGAACCCTTGGTGGGTGCCTCAGTTATGATAACAGGCACAAAAATAGGGACAACTACAGATTTGAAGGGCCATTTTAGTATAAAAACAAAAGATGGTGCTAGGTTACAAATTACTCGTATAGGTTACAATGATCGAAATGTTATTGCTAAAGATGGAATAGACATAATCCTTATTGCTAACAATACGGATCTTTCCCAAGTAGTTGTGATAGGCTATGGATCTCAATCCAGAAGAAAATTGACCGCAGCCGTATCAACTATAAGTGGAGATGATATAAGAGATGTACCGGAAGCAAGTTTTGACCAGATGTTGCAAGGTAGGCTGGCAGGTGTAAGCGTTCAGTCAACTACAGGAGAACCTGGTGCAAAGCCCAACATCGTTATCCGTGGATCCACAAATCTTGACTACGGCAATGCAAATGGAGGGAATACGGGTCCATTATATGTTATTGACGGAATAATATATGATGTGAATGGAATGGGAACTTCTTATGGATATTCTGATCCACTTAGCTTAATTGACCCTGCTGATATAGAGTCTATTGATGTGCTTAAAGACGCCTCAGCTACGGCTATTTATGGAGCAAGAGGTGGGAACGGCGTAATCATTGTGAAAACAAGAAGAGCGAAAACCTCACGTCCTCAGGTTACACTCTCGGCATATACAGGGGTAACGGGCAATCCAACGTTTAAAAAAATATTGACTGGAGATGCAGAACGAAATCTTAAATTAGGCTTATTGGAAAGTGAATTACCTTATGGTGATTTATCTAGCGGGTATCTACCTCAGCAACTTACAGATAGTCTCAATCCTGCATTTAATAATGATGTTGATTGGCAACATATGCTGATTCGTAATTCAGCTATAGTTAATAATGAAGACATAGCAGTTAGTAGCAATTTCGGTGTGGGAAATAGTTACCGTCTTTCTTTAAATCATTATAGTGAACAAGGTGCTGTTAAAGGATATGGTGTGGAACGATTCGCTCCTTCTTTTAACATCACTATAGTTCCCGTTAAACATGTCAATTTATATGGGGAATTTACCTTATCGTCTGAAAAGCACACCCATGGTGCTGGGATGGCAAATAACCCGTTTTTGTTCTCTTCATGGAATTTTCCAACATCTTTGGCTCAACTTAATGGGCAGGAAATTCAAGCTTATTCAGGAGCTGGAGGAATTTATGACGACGACCGGATTTTATCTTTTATAGGCAATCTCCGCCTGGAAGATACGCTTACCAAAAATTTACTGTTTACCAGTAGTTATTCAGCTAATAATTATACAGAGAATTATAATTACTTTTCACCTTCTTATTTGAACGGAATTCAAAACCAAGCTTATAGTATTAATAATAATAATCCAAATTGGACCTGGGAAAATTATCTACAATATACCAAACATATCAAAAAGAATAACTTCACTGCTGTTGCCGGTTATTCGGCTTATAAAGAGAGTAATTATAATTCTTTTGCTGAAGCTGCGGGCATACAGGTTTCGGGTATTTACACTTTACAGACCGTTCCTTCGGGCTCCAATCTTTCAGTAAACACGAGCAATGCAACAAAGACAACAGAATCTTACTATGCCCGACTACTTTATGATTATGCAGGAAAATATTTGTTTACAGCTTCTTTAAGGCGGGATGCAAGTTCTATTTATTCTCCACAATACCAATGGGGTACATTTCCTTCTTTTTCTGCTGGTTGGGTAATTTCTGACGAGTCTTTCTTTAAACCTATTAAAAAAGTCGTGAACTTCATGAAGCTTAGGGCAAGTTGGGGAGTAACGGGGCAGGATCCTGGAAGTTGGTACGTGAAGTATCAGCAACTGTATAACGATGCCAGTTACCTTGGTGGAACAACCGGTACAATAGTCGGAAATGCTTTATACTCTTCCCTTGGCGGGACGCCCTCGACCTACAATGGAACAACAGTCGTTACTCCTTACAATTATGGCAATAATTTTATAAATTATGGAATAAAGTCCAGCGATAATGTACGCTGGGAGAAATATCCGCAATGGGATATCGGGTTGGATTGGAATATGTTTAATGACCGGCTGACTTTTGTGGCTGATTGGTATCAGAAAGATGCCGATAATAAATTTCTGTGGAGTGTTCCTGCTGACGCAACTACAGGTTACATGAATTATTCCGGAAACTATGCCAATGTGCGTAATACGGGGTTAGAACTGACAATCAATAGCCGTAATCTGGGACCAAAATCTGCTTTCCAATGGAATACAAGTTTTAATATTTCTTTTGATAAGAATTGGGTTACCAAGTTGCCCAATGGAGACAGGGATTTGTTGTATGGAGATCCATGGTTCAGAAAAGTAATTACATTGGGTTCTCCTTTATTCAGTTATAAGCTATGGCAGGTAAAGGGGGTATATGCTACCGAAGCTGATGTACCTACGGATCCTATTACCGGAAATAAAATAACTTATTTTGGTACGCCGATGCAGGCAGGGGACTCAAGAATTGTCGACCAGAATGGTGATTACAATATTGACTATGAAGACCAAGTACCAGACGGAAGCAGCCCATTGCCAAAATTTACTGGCGGCTTGACCAACACTTTTAGCTATAAGCGTTTTTCGTTGACGGTATTTACGTCTTTCTCCTACGGGAATAAAATATTGAATGGTAATTTATCTGATGCACTCAACGGTAGTGCTAGCTATAATAGTTGGATCGGCGTGGCTGGACCGGCTTCATTTCCAAATATTCTCAATCAGTTTTGGGCTACTTCGGGGGATCAAACAAGATATCCAAGATTAATTTACCCTAGTACTACCTATAATTCTACGGATGCCTGGAACATCAGCCGCTCCTATTTTCTTGAACCAGGCGGGTTTATCAAAATAAAACAGGTTACACTAGGATATAACCTGCCCAATGACTTGATGCGACGTTGGAAAATCAAAGGCATTAATGTGTACGGGATGGTCGAAAACCTACACATATTCAAACAGGCAAAAGACATTCCTGACCCGGAACTTTATGACCCTACAACAGGATCGGATAATATAACTTATCCTACCGGAATGAAATTCACTTTTGGTACTAGGATTAATTTTTAA